Proteins from a genomic interval of Desulfobulbaceae bacterium:
- a CDS encoding PilZ domain-containing protein has protein sequence MLTESLENKYPDQLADRRRHERVSLRSGTFAGCSPNVGEVVDISLGGISFSYVEFGGDRSPSSNFILCGTDGCCVEDLSYAVVSDKVFHNSSALSHIVTKLRRIKFTDLTEDQIRMLQDFIDMNRDN, from the coding sequence ATGCTAACGGAATCTTTAGAGAATAAATATCCAGATCAACTTGCCGATCGACGAAGGCACGAGCGTGTCAGTCTTCGGTCTGGTACTTTCGCCGGTTGTTCCCCCAACGTCGGTGAAGTTGTCGATATAAGTCTGGGTGGAATATCGTTTAGTTATGTTGAGTTTGGCGGAGATCGCTCACCCTCATCAAACTTTATTTTATGCGGTACAGACGGCTGCTGTGTTGAGGATTTGTCCTATGCCGTTGTCTCTGATAAGGTGTTCCACAACTCATCGGCACTTTCTCATATTGTAACTAAGTTGCGGAGAATTAAGTTTACTGATTTGACTGAGGACCAGATCCGGATGCTTCAGGACTTTATAGACATGAATCGAGACAACTAA
- a CDS encoding PilZ domain-containing protein, whose product MKEAQYIEDERRRFKRFKVKQESSFVMSSEWPALGEIVDISEGGLSFGYTDTQKWPSLLAGCCMVFGSHDSCLNNIQMETVSDRAIPTDLPSDGPVARRRGIKFGELSKEQKFLLDCFIWINGITEC is encoded by the coding sequence ATGAAAGAAGCACAATATATTGAAGATGAACGGCGGCGGTTTAAACGGTTTAAGGTTAAACAAGAGTCTTCATTTGTAATGTCTTCGGAATGGCCTGCACTTGGAGAGATCGTTGATATAAGCGAGGGTGGGCTTTCTTTTGGCTACACGGATACCCAGAAATGGCCCTCGTTGTTAGCTGGATGCTGCATGGTTTTTGGCAGTCACGATTCTTGCCTTAACAACATCCAGATGGAAACCGTTTCAGATAGGGCAATACCCACTGATCTGCCGAGTGATGGACCTGTCGCCAGGCGTCGGGGCATTAAGTTTGGGGAGTTGTCCAAAGAGCAGAAGTTTCTGCTCGACTGTTTTATCTGGATAAATGGCATCACAGAGTGCTAG
- a CDS encoding YjbQ family protein — MKSFRKELWFNVPTRRAFINITPEVEKCLKESGIKEGLALCNAMHITASVFINDDESGLHHDYEKWLEKLAPHEPVSQYRHNGYEDNADAHLKRQIMGREVVVAVTDGQLDFGTWEQIFYGEFDGGRKKRVLIKIIGE; from the coding sequence ATGAAAAGTTTCAGGAAAGAGCTCTGGTTTAATGTTCCAACCCGAAGAGCCTTTATAAACATAACGCCCGAAGTCGAAAAATGCCTGAAGGAAAGCGGCATCAAAGAGGGACTCGCTCTCTGCAATGCAATGCACATAACGGCTTCAGTTTTTATTAACGACGACGAGTCCGGTCTTCATCACGATTACGAAAAATGGCTGGAAAAACTCGCTCCCCACGAACCGGTTTCACAGTATCGTCACAATGGTTACGAAGATAACGCCGATGCCCATTTAAAACGGCAGATCATGGGCCGCGAAGTGGTTGTGGCTGTCACAGACGGTCAACTTGATTTCGGAACGTGGGAACAGATTTTTTACGGGGAGTTTGATGGCGGCAGAAAAAAACGTGTACTGATTAAAATAATTGGTGAGTAA
- a CDS encoding heavy-metal-associated domain-containing protein — MPTIKISGMRCGHCQGSVTKTLNELEGVSDVTVDLDKGEATYTAADGVDVELIKAAISKIGFEAS, encoded by the coding sequence ATGCCAACAATAAAAATTTCAGGAATGCGCTGTGGCCATTGCCAAGGATCAGTCACCAAGACCTTAAATGAACTTGAAGGGGTTTCAGATGTCACCGTTGATCTGGACAAAGGTGAAGCAACTTACACAGCTGCTGATGGGGTAGATGTCGAGCTTATTAAAGCAGCCATCAGTAAAATTGGCTTTGAAGCCTCATAG